One region of Natronorubrum aibiense genomic DNA includes:
- the ftsZ gene encoding cell division protein FtsZ yields MQDIVQDALENAEQEAREMDADMDDDEFGDPRIVIVGCGGAGNNTINRLYNIGVDGADTVAINTDKQHLKMIEADTKILVGKSLTNGLGAGGDPSMGERATEMAQSTVKEVLGDADLVFVTAGMGGGTGTGAAPVVSKIAKEQGAIVVGMVSTPFNVERARTVKAEEGLEKLRDQADSIIVLDNNRLLDYVPNLPIGKAFSVMDQIIAETVKGISETITQPSLINLDYADMSTIMNQGGVAVMLVGETQDKNKTDEVVKDAMNHPLLDVDYRGASGGLVHITGGPDLTLKEAEGIADNITERLEASANVIWGARIQDNYKGKVRVMAIMTGVQSAQVLGPTTQKQADKSRQSIEGVSNTDFDASNHIEDGGSNIGAHSDGGREELEKQNGVDVIR; encoded by the coding sequence ATGCAGGATATCGTTCAAGACGCACTCGAGAACGCGGAACAGGAGGCCCGGGAGATGGACGCCGACATGGACGACGACGAGTTCGGCGATCCGCGGATCGTCATCGTCGGCTGTGGCGGTGCGGGGAACAATACGATCAACCGGCTGTATAACATCGGAGTCGACGGTGCCGATACCGTCGCAATCAACACCGACAAACAGCACCTCAAGATGATCGAGGCCGACACGAAGATCCTCGTCGGCAAGTCGCTCACCAACGGGCTCGGTGCTGGTGGCGATCCATCGATGGGCGAGCGCGCTACAGAGATGGCCCAGAGCACGGTCAAGGAAGTTCTTGGGGATGCAGACCTCGTGTTCGTGACCGCGGGCATGGGTGGCGGGACCGGCACCGGTGCTGCCCCCGTCGTCTCGAAGATCGCCAAAGAACAGGGCGCGATCGTCGTCGGGATGGTCTCCACGCCGTTCAACGTTGAGCGTGCCCGCACGGTGAAAGCCGAGGAAGGCTTAGAGAAACTGCGCGATCAGGCAGACTCGATCATCGTCCTCGACAACAACCGGCTGCTCGATTACGTCCCGAACCTCCCGATCGGCAAGGCGTTCTCGGTGATGGACCAGATCATCGCCGAGACCGTCAAGGGAATCTCGGAGACGATCACCCAGCCCTCGCTGATCAACTTAGACTACGCGGACATGTCCACCATCATGAACCAGGGTGGCGTCGCCGTCATGCTGGTCGGTGAGACACAGGACAAGAACAAGACCGACGAGGTCGTCAAAGATGCGATGAACCACCCGCTGCTGGACGTCGACTACCGCGGCGCGTCGGGTGGGCTCGTCCACATCACCGGCGGCCCGGACCTTACACTCAAAGAGGCAGAGGGAATCGCGGACAACATCACGGAGCGCCTTGAGGCCTCCGCGAACGTCATCTGGGGCGCTCGGATCCAGGACAACTACAAGGGTAAAGTTCGGGTCATGGCGATCATGACCGGCGTTCAGAGCGCGCAAGTGCTCGGCCCAACGACCCAGAAACAGGCCGACAAATCCCGTCAGAGTATCGAAGGCGTCAGCAACACCGACTTCGACGCGAGCAACCACATCGAAGACGGTGGCTCCAACATCGGCGCACACAGCGACGGCGGCCGGGAAGAACTCGAGAAACAGAACGGCGTCGACGTGATCCGGTAA
- a CDS encoding double zinc ribbon domain-containing protein produces MSKITFRADDELVEHLETLELSKSEAMREALRAYLDDERSSRGADRERRPAAEQTGAIDDLVRERVDELLADRLHDLESTSDRRATNQDSGTVTVTVSLDDENPTPNRATRERSQTRPDDARIHEHDERRSKGDRTHASEEQRTQCDQCGEDVDDDHVYCPNCGEKASRRLFCECGDEIRSDWSFCPGCGRRTPAADVLSRDSHT; encoded by the coding sequence ATGAGTAAGATCACGTTCCGCGCCGACGATGAACTCGTCGAGCACCTCGAGACCCTCGAGCTCTCGAAAAGCGAGGCGATGCGGGAGGCGCTACGCGCATATCTCGATGACGAGCGCTCGAGTCGGGGCGCGGATCGTGAGCGGCGGCCAGCCGCCGAGCAGACGGGCGCGATCGACGATCTGGTTCGTGAACGCGTCGACGAACTGCTCGCGGATCGGCTCCATGACCTCGAGTCGACATCCGATCGGCGAGCCACGAATCAGGACTCGGGAACGGTCACTGTCACCGTCTCGCTCGACGACGAGAACCCGACACCGAATCGAGCGACTCGAGAGCGGAGTCAGACACGACCTGACGACGCGCGTATACACGAGCACGACGAGAGACGTAGTAAAGGGGACCGAACACACGCCAGTGAGGAGCAACGAACGCAGTGTGACCAGTGTGGCGAGGACGTCGATGACGACCACGTCTACTGCCCTAACTGTGGCGAGAAGGCCTCGAGACGGCTGTTCTGTGAGTGTGGCGACGAGATCAGATCCGACTGGTCGTTCTGTCCTGGCTGTGGTCGTCGGACGCCAGCTGCGGATGTCCTGAGCCGAGACAGTCACACATAA
- a CDS encoding ribbon-helix-helix domain-containing protein: protein MERVTLRIPKQQIEEVEQLVDSGEYPNRSEAIRSAVREMINEQQDGPSEQSSKRTWAKV from the coding sequence ATGGAGCGTGTGACACTGCGAATTCCGAAACAGCAGATCGAGGAGGTCGAACAGCTAGTCGACTCGGGCGAGTACCCGAACCGGAGCGAAGCAATCCGGTCGGCCGTCCGTGAAATGATCAACGAACAACAGGACGGGCCGAGCGAACAGTCCAGCAAACGAACGTGGGCCAAGGTGTAA